From Fundulus heteroclitus isolate FHET01 chromosome 14, MU-UCD_Fhet_4.1, whole genome shotgun sequence, the proteins below share one genomic window:
- the LOC105917672 gene encoding GTPase IMAP family member 7, giving the protein MNVPTTLRIVLLGKSGNGKSSLANTIVGGTTFTSKSFDERNTFVSEAKTRRVNGRNLTLIDTPGLFDSGRSEEEVKPELERCFIQCAPGPHVFLIVLRAEKYTEQKQVVSKICEYLSDEAFEYAAVVFTHGDQLPERMKIEEYVGQSDGLRELVEKCGGRCHVFDNTYWKNNEGEDYRSNKYQLAELLNTIDRMLIQNRGRYYTNIQLNEVERKIQEEAQHIKMSSANLSIVEIRQQAKSNILKKQIDWTTNFMAKGLVGVAVMLAAVVVGVAQFQITRDLI; this is encoded by the exons ATGAATG TTCCAACCACACTTAGGATTGTCCTGCTGGGGAAAAGCGGAAATGGGAAGAGCAGCCTAGCAAACACAATCGTCGGAGGGACAACATTTACATCTAAAAGCTTCGATGAGAGGAATACTTTTGTTTCTGAAGCCAAAACCAGACGTGTCAATGGAAGAAATCTTACTCTGATTGATACTCCTGGTTTATTTGACTCAGGCAGGTCTGAGGAGGAAGTGAAGCCAGAGTTGGAGAGATGTTTCATACAGTGTGCTCCTGGGCCTCATGTCTTTCTGATTGTTCTCAGAGCGGAGAAATACACCGAGCAGAAGCAAGTTGTcagtaaaatatgtgaatatcTCTCAGATGAGGCCTTCGAGTATGCAGCAGTGGTCTTCACTCATGGTGACCAGCTCCCTGAGAGGATGAAAATAGAGGAGTATGTTGGTCAAAGTGACGGACTGAGGGAGCTGGTGGAGAAGTGTGGAGGTCGATGCCATGTTTTTGATAACACATACTGGAAGAACAATGAGGGGGAGGATTACCGAAGCAACAAGTACCAGCTGGCCGAGCTACTCAACACCATAGACAGGATGTTAATTCAAAACAGAGGAAGATACTACACCAACATCCAGCTTAATGAGGTGGAGAGAAAAATACAAGAAGAGGCACAGCATATTAAAATGTCATCAGCAAACCTGTCGATAGTCGAGATCAGACAACAGGCAAAAAGCAACATCTTAAAGAAACAAATTGATTGGACAACAAACTTTATGGCGAAAGGTTTAGTTGGTGTGGCAGTCATGCttgcagctgttgttgttggtgtggctCAATTCCAGATTACGAGAGACCTTATTTAA
- the LOC105917684 gene encoding uncharacterized protein LOC105917684, whose protein sequence is MVMHTANNSICPSTDKADYCVDNKAWMKITGPAAQPLADVFFGLSAVVQPEITAAGEGEKKVKAQGHSVNVGVYNALRPTPQGQGAEGVKPQAASKIIVKGTDGAQKCIKVLRAYRIILLGETGAGKSTLGNSIFGEDVFKPGKTSEYQIQSKSVHERRITLLDTPGFSYAEGELKDELARCTRRCTPGPHVFLIVLKVEKSLQQQLAVIHKICQCFSEEAFKYAAVVFTHSDQLASGIQIEQYIDQNPSLKDLIMKCSNRYLVIDCKNDQWGDKTKFQMSQLFNTIDKIVTGHRGGCYTNTMLQARKTNKDNTKSGDSTQSNDNRGNTNACNSVWINFSGPEGKLVTEALFGSAVAISPRGPVIPKTKAKEESKTDKDKVPDRDSKAEKEEAPNNEESVADPGKAVEESEMPKKTVKQGRGGGSDGNKFFTVLGAALAGIGAVIASLWLGLSATAGVIAWTGAVIASSVLGSLVPAGVTVLAGVLRGVAIAVDAIIVTALGLVAAAVAWVVAKIKKIICLLIHLREIIKENIGIVILVVAFYFLLLLTFLSRVLMVGTLLLSCGILVMFLIIMLLLITIM, encoded by the exons ATGGTGATGCATACTGCTAACAACAGCATCTGTCCCTCCACTGATAAAGCTGACTACTGCGTCGACAACAAAGCATGGATGAAAATAACAGGTCCTGCTGCGCAACCCCTTGCagatgttttctttggattaaGTGCAGTGGTGCAGCCAGAAATTACGGCTGCAGGAGAAGGAGAAAAGAAAGTCAAAGCTCAGGGGCATTCTGTAAATGTAGGTGTTTATAATGCACTGCGGCCAACGCCACAAGGACAAGGAGCAGAAGGAGTGAAACCACAAGCag CATCAAAGATCATCGTCAAAGGAACAGATGGAGCTCAGAAGTGCATTAAAG TGCTGAGAGCGTACAGGATCATCCTGCTGGGAGAAACCGGTGCGGGGAAAAGCACCCTTGGAAACTCCATATTTGGGGAGGATGTGTTCAAACCTGGCAAGACCTCTGAATATCAAATACAGTCCAAATCTGTCCATGAAAGAAGAATCACTCTGTTGGACACTCCTGGTTTCTCTTATGCCGAGGGAGAGTTGAAGGACGAGCTAGCAAGGTGTACCAGAAGATGCACTCCTGGACCCCATGTTTTCCTGATTGTGCTGAAAGTGGAGAAATCTCTTCAGCAACAGTTGGCTGTTATTCACAAAATCTGCCAGTGTTTCTCAGAGGAAGCATTCAAGTATGCTGCAGTTGTTTTTACTCATAGTGATCAGCTCGCAAGTGGAATACAAATTGAGCAGTATATCGATCAGAATCCAAGTCTTAAAGATTTGATTATGAAGTGCAGTAACCGCTACCTTGTTATTGATTGTAAGAACGACCAATGGGGTGACAAAACCAAGTTCCAGATGTCACAGCTGTTCAACACAATAGATAAAATAGTGACAGGACACAGAGGTGGGTGTTACACCAACACAATGCTGCAGGCACGTAAGACaaacaaagacaacacaaaatCAGGTGACTCAACACAATCAAATGACAACAGAGGTAACACTAATGCGTGCAACAGTGTGTGGATTAACTTCTCGGGCCCAGAGGGAAAATTGGTGACAGAAGCTTTGTTTGGATCAGCTGTCGCAATTTCCCCAAGAGGGCCAGTAATCCCTAAGACTAAAGCAAAGGAAGAATCTAAAACAGATAAAGATAAGGTACCAGACAGGGACTccaaagcagaaaaagaagaagcaccCAATAATGAGGAGTCTGTGGCAGACCCAGGAAAGGCAGTAGAGGAAAGTGAgatgccaaaaaaaacagtaaaacaaggaAGAGGCGGTGGCTCTGATGGAAATAAGTTTTTCACGGTGCTTGGAGCAGCATTGGCAGGGATAGGAGCAGTTATAGCATCATTGTGGTTGGGGTTATCAGCTACAGCAGGTGTAATAGCATGGACAGGAGCAGTTATAGCATCATCAGTGTTGGGGTCATTAGTTCCAGCAGGTGTAACTGTGTTGGCAGGAGTTTTAAGAGGAGTCGCTATAGCAGTAGATGCAATAATAGTCACAGCCCTAGGATTGGTGGCAGCAGCAGTTGCATGGGTAGTAGCAAAGATCAAAAAGATAATTTGTCTACTAATCCACCTTCGTGAAATCATCAAAGAGAACATTGGAATTGTTATACTGGTTGTTGCTTTCTACTTCCTGCTTTTGCTAACATTCCTCTCCAGAGTACTGATGGTTGGAACCCTTCTCCTGTCATGTGGAATCTTGGTTATGTTTTTGATCATAATGTTGTTACTCATTACCATTATGTAA